Proteins encoded within one genomic window of Bemisia tabaci chromosome 2, PGI_BMITA_v3:
- the LOC109030145 gene encoding uncharacterized protein isoform X2, with protein MREHQSAGLGPVGFFTTKRTYKCDICRAKFGGNAALQAHILTHLLREPLKCHVCDSYFRHRENYERHMTSHSHDQMLKCSKCDSFFSGERELKSHSTCHAGDEGSECFQCGVCSSSFEDRDRLETHMSVHSAPKSHECPECQESFHRLEDLKNHMLNHARPDENRTLNRPTLDKNRTLDHSEPDVAFECSRCDATFKKRSSLRTHIIICHAKRLL; from the exons ATGCGGGAGCACCAGTCGGCCGGCCTCGGCCCGGTCGGGTTCTTCACCACCAAACGCACCTACAAGTGCGACATCTGTCGGGCCAAGTTCGGGGGCAACGCCGCCCTCCAAGCCCACATCCTCACGCACCTCCTCCGCGAGCCGCTCAAATGCCACGTCTGTGACAGCTACTTCCGTCACCGCGAGAACTACGAACGGCACATGACCTCTCACTCTCACGATCAG ATGCTGAAGTGCAGCAAGTGCGACTCGTTCTTCAGCGGGGAGCGGGAGCTGAAGTCTCACTCGACGTGTCACGCGGGCGACGAGGGGTCCGAGTGTTTCCAGTGCGGAGTCTGTTCCTCCTCCTTCGAGGATCGCGATCGCCTCGAAACTCACATGTCAGTTCACTCCGCGCCCAAATCCCACGAGTGCCCCGAGTGTCAGGAATCCTTCCATCGCCTGGAGGATCTCAAGAACCACATGCTCAACCACGCCCGACCGGACGAGAACCGCACGCTTAACCGACCGACGCTGGACAAGAACCGCACGCTAGACCACTCGGAGCCGGACGTGGCCTTTGAGTGCAGCCGCTGCGACGCTACCTTCAAGAAACGCTCCAGTCTCCGCACCCACATAATCATTTGCCATGCCAAACGTTTGCTTTAA
- the LOC109030145 gene encoding uncharacterized protein isoform X1 yields MALVPYTAGPSGSGGAEASGRRPSFLDMEFPRLLRRSLSRLIWSSGLQKSLSSFSSLFSPPPGYRCRVCRAVFHDLFSFESHLIYAHADEPAYLCKLCGDTFAVKRDLAVHLLRDHVDANSYDCSVCDDSFHSGRSLRRHMARHSRSGSKSYGCALCDAMFPDRAAEPPQAHAGAPVGRPRPGRVLHHQTHLQVRHLSGQVRGQRRPPSPHPHAPPPRAAQMPRL; encoded by the exons ATGGCTCTGGTGCCGTACACGGCCGGCCCGAGTGGCAGCGGGGGCGCTGAGGCTTCCGGACGACGCCCGTCGTTCCTGGACATGGAGTTCCCGCGGCTCCTGCGGCGGTCTTTGAGCCGACTCATCTGGTCTTCCGGGCTCCAGAAATCCCTGAGCTCCTTCTCGAGTCTCTTCTCGCCGCCACCCGGTTACCGTTGCCGAGTCTGCCGCGCCGTCTTCCACGACCTCTTCTCCTTCGAGAGCCACCTCATCTACGCCCACGCCGACGAGCCCGCCTACCTCTGCAAACTCTGCGGCGACACCTTCGCCGTCAAGCGAGACCTCGCCGTCCACCTCCTCCGGGATCACGTCGACGCTAATAG CTACGACTGCTCGGTGTGCGACGACTCGTTCCACTCGGGGCGCTCGCTCCGGCGGCACATGGCCCGGCACTCGCGATCGGGGAGCAAGTCGTACGGGTGCGCCCTCTGCGACGCCATGTTCCCGGACCGCGCGGCGGAGCCTCCGCAAGCACATGCGGGAGCACCAGTCGGCCGGCCTCGGCCCGGTCGGGTTCTTCACCACCAAACGCACCTACAAGTGCGACATCTGTCGGGCCAAGTTCGGGGGCAACGCCGCCCTCCAAGCCCACATCCTCACGCACCTCCTCCGCGAGCCGCTCAAATGCCACGTCTGTGA